A window of the Butyricimonas virosa genome harbors these coding sequences:
- a CDS encoding TlpA disulfide reductase family protein, giving the protein MKSLLLYVAFVMCLVNWGCGNREVKEEKFVIEGQVENCNTFMKVAIVDIEKGKGREIASTIVSNGTFRLEGKVKGHVMGELRFRKGTVDFVTVKLMLENASYQVKMASPEDVQKTDDVFQRRQMVCVKGPKGQEELSEYEKEVLYAERDLNNKLKASAFSWAGNLPEDSVKKSNAEIQMLEAKFQGISESFIKRHPDYFVSAYLVEKELNTFFQYTAEEQQSRLRLVENNPDTVRVNRMKRVLPGMLKYARLCDYTDFEVQNVKGDTVRLSELMTKNKYVLIDFWASWCGPCRKAIPHVWELYREYPKELQVFSVSLDEKQEEWKKAMAEEKMEWMQLRCAGEMLRDVAMGYRLSSIPYLVLLNPEGKVMCATNSVDDVINQLKNALKD; this is encoded by the coding sequence ATGAAAAGTTTGTTATTGTATGTAGCATTTGTCATGTGTTTAGTGAACTGGGGATGTGGCAATCGTGAGGTGAAAGAGGAGAAGTTTGTGATTGAGGGGCAAGTGGAGAATTGTAATACATTTATGAAAGTTGCAATAGTTGATATTGAGAAGGGAAAAGGGCGTGAGATAGCTTCAACTATAGTGTCGAATGGTACATTTCGATTGGAGGGGAAGGTAAAAGGACACGTGATGGGAGAGTTGCGTTTTCGCAAGGGGACGGTTGATTTTGTTACAGTAAAGCTTATGCTGGAGAATGCAAGTTATCAAGTGAAGATGGCTTCCCCGGAGGATGTGCAAAAAACGGATGATGTTTTTCAACGTCGACAGATGGTGTGCGTGAAAGGCCCCAAGGGGCAGGAGGAGTTGAGCGAGTACGAGAAAGAGGTATTGTATGCGGAACGGGATCTTAATAATAAATTAAAGGCTTCCGCTTTTTCTTGGGCGGGGAATTTACCGGAGGATTCTGTGAAGAAGTCTAATGCGGAAATTCAGATGCTTGAGGCTAAATTTCAAGGTATTTCGGAGAGTTTTATCAAGCGGCATCCGGATTATTTCGTGTCGGCCTATTTGGTAGAAAAGGAACTTAATACTTTTTTCCAATACACGGCAGAGGAACAACAATCGAGATTACGGTTAGTCGAGAATAATCCGGATACGGTTCGTGTGAACCGGATGAAACGTGTGTTGCCGGGGATGTTGAAATATGCTCGTTTATGTGATTATACTGATTTTGAAGTGCAGAACGTGAAGGGGGACACGGTGAGGTTGTCAGAATTGATGACCAAGAATAAATATGTTCTAATCGATTTTTGGGCTTCGTGGTGCGGACCTTGCCGAAAGGCTATCCCGCACGTGTGGGAGCTGTATCGGGAATACCCGAAAGAGTTGCAGGTGTTTAGCGTGTCATTGGATGAAAAACAGGAAGAGTGGAAAAAAGCTATGGCAGAGGAAAAAATGGAATGGATGCAATTGCGATGTGCGGGAGAGATGTTGAGAGATGTAGCCATGGGGTATCGACTTTCTTCGATCCCGTATTTAGTTTTGCTCAATCCGGAGGGTAAAGTTATGTGTGCCACGAATTCGGTGGATGATGTTATAAATCAATTAAAAAATGCATTAAAAGATTAA
- a CDS encoding TlpA disulfide reductase family protein encodes MNKIGLILLFLIFLCANSSAQEKEFVIRGQLPGMRDSIVVSLLTAEELPTTTICETVVKDGCFELRGRVKGPMLCTLITTNIGSLTEGEKIRWTYTPVFVDNVEMRVQTSHYDSIPLDAPITSDFKIIGGRVQADFNEYNLWKLQGRGGKDFILAHPSSAISVYLGNKMLRIGYNLTRGEVEELEKAIVGAPDDPERFATFRRNCTLAKLTAKGYPIVNLALNDINGNACELSEVIPTGKYVLVDFWATWCGPCVAAIPGIKELAERFSEDLVVIGVSCDTDLSAWKAAIEKKQATWAQYVFTKQGYKDFLEKYQVGGVPYFLILDKEGRVISNPKHVEEIKQEVECLCK; translated from the coding sequence ATGAATAAGATCGGGTTGATTTTGTTGTTTTTAATTTTCTTGTGCGCTAATTCCAGCGCGCAAGAAAAAGAATTCGTAATTCGGGGACAGCTTCCCGGTATGAGGGATAGCATTGTGGTTTCGTTGTTGACGGCGGAAGAGTTGCCTACGACCACGATTTGTGAAACTGTAGTGAAAGACGGTTGTTTCGAGTTGAGGGGGCGGGTGAAGGGGCCGATGTTATGCACGTTGATAACAACTAACATCGGGAGTCTCACAGAGGGTGAAAAGATTAGATGGACGTACACTCCCGTTTTCGTGGATAATGTGGAGATGCGTGTGCAGACATCTCATTATGATAGTATTCCTCTGGATGCTCCGATTACTTCAGATTTTAAGATTATCGGGGGACGGGTGCAGGCTGATTTTAACGAATACAATTTATGGAAATTGCAAGGAAGGGGGGGTAAGGATTTTATTCTTGCGCATCCTTCTTCGGCTATTTCGGTTTATTTGGGGAATAAGATGTTGCGAATTGGATATAATTTGACTCGGGGAGAAGTGGAGGAGTTGGAGAAGGCGATCGTGGGGGCTCCTGATGACCCGGAACGGTTTGCCACGTTTCGTCGGAATTGTACGTTGGCGAAGTTGACAGCGAAAGGGTACCCGATTGTAAACTTGGCGTTGAATGATATCAACGGGAATGCGTGTGAGTTGTCGGAAGTTATTCCCACGGGAAAGTACGTGTTGGTGGATTTTTGGGCAACATGGTGTGGGCCGTGTGTTGCGGCAATTCCGGGTATCAAGGAGTTGGCGGAACGCTTCTCGGAGGATCTCGTGGTGATTGGGGTTTCGTGTGATACGGATTTAAGCGCTTGGAAAGCCGCTATCGAGAAGAAGCAAGCAACGTGGGCACAGTACGTGTTCACGAAACAGGGATATAAGGATTTTTTAGAGAAGTATCAGGTTGGTGGTGTTCCCTATTTCTTGATATTGGATAAGGAAGGGCGGGTGATTTCGAATCCTAAACACGTGGAGGAGATCAAACAAGAGGTAGAGTGTTTGTGTAAATAA
- a CDS encoding DUF1573 domain-containing protein: MRSIIILGVVLLFCSCNSRKIPLECTTVIGQLLFSNSEIQFGEVGVGKIGFGTLKICNPTNKEVRVRLFNRLAELHLIKFEECAVKNDDEEFVLQSFETKLCHFEFVTSDTLMIGSYLKNIFFEINGELHLKPIEIKVVICEKRDSLNLRELKESPIIRLEYDTLSFGVIKGNLPVVKVINIKNCGNRDLIIRKIETDCTCTASIIEKRVIASNMSAPLEIMFKPMGRKGKQNRTITIFSNDVMKPVVKVPLQGYVE; the protein is encoded by the coding sequence ATGAGGTCTATTATTATTTTAGGAGTTGTTTTATTATTTTGTTCGTGTAACTCAAGAAAAATTCCTCTTGAGTGTACAACGGTAATAGGGCAACTCCTGTTTAGCAACTCTGAAATTCAATTTGGAGAAGTAGGTGTAGGAAAAATTGGTTTTGGTACATTGAAGATTTGCAATCCGACAAATAAAGAAGTTCGGGTTAGACTTTTTAATCGTCTTGCAGAGTTACACTTGATAAAATTTGAAGAATGTGCCGTTAAAAATGACGACGAAGAGTTTGTTTTACAATCTTTTGAGACAAAATTATGTCACTTTGAGTTTGTCACATCTGATACTTTGATGATTGGAAGTTATTTGAAAAATATTTTTTTTGAAATCAATGGTGAGTTGCATTTGAAACCAATAGAAATAAAAGTAGTTATTTGTGAGAAGAGAGATTCTTTGAATTTAAGAGAGTTAAAAGAATCTCCGATCATAAGGTTGGAATATGATACTCTTTCATTTGGGGTGATTAAGGGTAACTTGCCTGTTGTAAAGGTAATAAATATAAAAAATTGTGGAAACCGAGATTTAATTATACGAAAAATTGAAACAGATTGCACGTGTACGGCAAGTATTATTGAAAAAAGAGTGATTGCAAGTAATATGTCTGCTCCTTTAGAAATCATGTTTAAACCTATGGGGAGAAAAGGTAAACAGAATAGAACGATTACTATATTTTCCAATGATGTTATGAAACCTGTTGTTAAAGTGCCTTTACAAGGGTATGTTGAATAA
- a CDS encoding thioredoxin family protein: protein MNKIVLSVLIFLFSMNGFAQDGVKFMEGSFQEALSVAKQQKKMVFVDVCTSWCGPCRWMSEEVLQTPEAAKYFDKYFVCFKIDAEKGEGVAFAKKYDVHAYPTFLMILPDGTLRHKIVGADTLHIFIPRVERGLKEKTSWGHFMKKYSDRTLQKKEIPMAVGVFREAGMKKEVKSLTDSLFGLLSPKEKLASRYWVVYEELKYSDLFAPRFKFFVENRGEIAGKKYEEASFRIIRTMLSDHLINNTTGRITSKENPWNCGEANEIPYMRSLIKESDLPDKEFFLVWCDLAEACYFGQADQVKEYIRKITACPEAIEYGRSLAWTFKHYFPEDEDAYVELRSLWKLKK, encoded by the coding sequence ATGAATAAGATCGTGTTGAGTGTGTTGATTTTTCTGTTCTCGATGAACGGATTCGCCCAAGATGGGGTGAAATTTATGGAGGGAAGTTTTCAAGAGGCCTTGAGCGTGGCGAAGCAGCAAAAGAAAATGGTTTTCGTGGATGTTTGTACGTCATGGTGCGGACCGTGTCGCTGGATGAGTGAGGAGGTGTTGCAGACTCCGGAGGCCGCCAAGTATTTCGATAAATATTTTGTGTGTTTCAAGATTGATGCGGAAAAGGGAGAAGGGGTAGCGTTCGCTAAAAAGTATGACGTACATGCTTATCCTACTTTTCTTATGATACTGCCGGATGGGACGTTGCGGCATAAGATCGTGGGAGCAGACACATTGCATATCTTTATTCCCCGGGTGGAACGAGGATTGAAGGAGAAAACTTCGTGGGGGCATTTTATGAAAAAGTATTCGGACAGGACTTTGCAGAAAAAAGAGATCCCGATGGCAGTGGGAGTGTTCCGGGAAGCTGGGATGAAAAAAGAGGTGAAGAGTTTGACGGATTCTTTGTTCGGGTTGTTATCCCCGAAAGAAAAATTGGCTTCCCGTTATTGGGTGGTTTATGAAGAGTTGAAATATAGTGATCTGTTTGCTCCCCGGTTTAAGTTTTTCGTGGAAAATAGGGGTGAAATAGCAGGTAAAAAATATGAAGAGGCTTCTTTCAGGATTATTCGTACGATGTTGTCCGATCATTTGATTAATAACACGACCGGACGAATCACGAGTAAGGAAAATCCTTGGAATTGCGGGGAAGCAAACGAGATACCTTATATGCGTTCGTTGATTAAAGAGTCGGATTTACCTGATAAAGAATTTTTCCTTGTTTGGTGCGATTTGGCTGAGGCTTGTTATTTCGGGCAGGCAGATCAAGTAAAGGAATATATTCGTAAAATTACCGCTTGCCCGGAGGCAATAGAATATGGACGGTCATTAGCGTGGACATTTAAGCATTATTTTCCGGAGGATGAGGATGCGTATGTGGAGTTGAGATCGTTGTGGAAGTTGAAAAAATAA
- a CDS encoding RagB/SusD family nutrient uptake outer membrane protein, which yields MKNLYLIICILALCGCSGFLEEYSQDKSYIKGYDDLDEILLGNAYFERFYVSNGWQFSGIAGENYLPCLHVMSDELAQQTRGSSWVEEGACGTIYGYHTWQYRVYENLEGKTAWDDAADFRHLYSHINACNIILEEIKAYEDVTEEEDVQNVNRIKGESYFLRGSCYFFLVNLYGRPYAKATAGNDPAVPIKLSNSVEDKYYQRNSVSEVYERVVADLLEAEKYLKNVSKKSVWRADVVAARLMLSRTYLYMCDYENAAKYAKLVTEEGPRLTDLNGYSNSQFLYPGLSELIFSTGSTSLPGALSFYATSETSINTYVSNQDMRISDELYLAYKPEEAKDLRLEHFVVSSDGLGLLYKKMHGRTFVTPDMSDVFVLRTSEAYLNLAEAAACGEDEVTARKALNDLRERRIRREAFDEAEVNALSGEELVRFIREERQRELCLEGHRWFDLRRYKVAEKFPQATTINHVVENRVRNETTWTYETIWKRRFTLTPEDPAWVLPLPKVELDKNTGMIDNPRNERKGEDVE from the coding sequence ATGAAAAATTTATACTTGATCATTTGTATCTTGGCTTTGTGTGGGTGTTCGGGTTTCTTGGAGGAATACTCGCAGGATAAGTCTTATATTAAGGGTTATGATGATTTGGACGAGATTTTACTAGGGAATGCTTATTTCGAAAGGTTTTACGTGTCTAACGGTTGGCAATTTTCGGGCATAGCGGGAGAAAATTATTTGCCTTGTCTACACGTGATGTCGGATGAGTTGGCGCAGCAGACGAGAGGGAGTTCTTGGGTGGAAGAAGGGGCTTGCGGTACAATCTACGGGTATCATACTTGGCAATACCGGGTGTACGAGAATTTGGAAGGGAAGACTGCATGGGATGATGCGGCAGATTTCCGTCACCTGTATTCTCACATAAATGCTTGTAATATTATTTTGGAAGAGATTAAGGCGTATGAGGATGTGACTGAAGAGGAGGATGTGCAAAACGTAAATAGAATTAAGGGGGAGAGTTATTTCTTGCGGGGTAGTTGCTATTTCTTCTTGGTTAATCTTTACGGGAGACCCTACGCCAAGGCTACAGCGGGAAATGATCCGGCTGTGCCGATCAAGTTGTCGAATAGTGTCGAAGATAAGTATTATCAGCGCAATTCCGTGTCGGAGGTGTACGAGCGGGTTGTGGCGGATTTGTTGGAGGCAGAAAAATATTTGAAGAATGTGTCGAAGAAGTCGGTGTGGCGGGCAGATGTAGTGGCAGCGAGATTGATGTTGAGCCGCACATACTTGTATATGTGTGATTACGAGAATGCGGCTAAATATGCAAAATTGGTGACAGAAGAAGGACCGCGTTTGACGGATTTGAACGGGTATAGTAATTCACAGTTTTTGTATCCCGGTTTATCGGAGTTGATATTTTCTACCGGATCTACTTCTTTGCCGGGGGCACTTTCTTTTTATGCGACGTCGGAAACTTCAATCAATACTTATGTTTCGAATCAAGATATGCGTATCTCCGATGAGTTGTATTTGGCTTATAAGCCTGAGGAGGCAAAAGACTTGCGTTTGGAACATTTCGTTGTTTCTTCTGATGGTTTGGGATTGTTGTATAAAAAGATGCATGGACGTACGTTCGTGACTCCCGATATGTCGGATGTATTTGTGTTGCGGACGTCTGAGGCTTATTTGAATCTAGCGGAAGCGGCAGCTTGTGGAGAGGATGAAGTGACAGCCCGAAAGGCATTGAATGACTTGCGGGAGAGAAGAATTAGGCGGGAAGCTTTTGACGAGGCAGAGGTAAACGCCCTTTCGGGAGAAGAGCTCGTGCGCTTTATTCGGGAAGAACGTCAGCGAGAACTTTGCTTGGAGGGACATCGTTGGTTTGACTTGAGACGTTACAAGGTGGCGGAAAAATTCCCGCAAGCGACGACAATTAATCATGTTGTTGAGAATAGAGTGCGAAATGAAACAACGTGGACGTATGAGACGATTTGGAAGCGTCGGTTTACGTTGACCCCGGAGGATCCGGCTTGGGTGTTGCCCTTGCCTAAAGTGGAATTGGACAAGAATACGGGTATGATTGATAATCCTCGTAACGAGAGGAAAGGTGAAGATGTTGAATAA
- a CDS encoding TlpA disulfide reductase family protein: MKYIYILFIAFFVGACNHVEKYSISGTWEGADGQIVCLLDGWGEDARVVDSAVVRDGKFHMGKEFTGEKRLTLSMGSGTETILLDREPIVVEIVGFLGDKNMRNSCTVKGSPEQAVMKRAGELQFTRTFAVMFGYVMDQKDVSLEAFIDSNLNRVSIAYFMEDLLLSKYPFEEIAKDYERLAPEVKASAAGRSLKGHIDYMKPTQMGGIAPDIDLTTPEEKHVSLYSLRGKYVLLDFWASWCGPCRKEIPNLKAIYERFRDKGFEIYSVSLDDKRDAWTKAISELELPWVHVSSLKGWDCPVAKRYGVTSVPKMYLLNPKGEIVAVDLRGEELERKVASFFN; the protein is encoded by the coding sequence ATGAAATATATATATATTCTTTTTATTGCTTTTTTTGTTGGGGCGTGTAATCATGTGGAGAAGTATTCCATTTCCGGAACTTGGGAAGGGGCTGATGGACAAATCGTTTGTTTGCTGGATGGTTGGGGCGAGGATGCCCGGGTGGTTGATAGTGCTGTTGTTCGAGATGGTAAGTTTCACATGGGTAAGGAATTCACGGGGGAAAAAAGGTTGACACTTTCCATGGGATCGGGAACAGAAACTATTTTACTGGATCGGGAACCGATTGTAGTTGAGATTGTAGGATTTTTAGGAGATAAAAACATGCGGAATTCTTGCACGGTGAAGGGAAGTCCCGAGCAGGCGGTGATGAAACGGGCTGGAGAGTTGCAATTTACTCGTACTTTTGCCGTGATGTTTGGTTACGTGATGGATCAGAAAGATGTGTCATTGGAAGCATTTATCGATTCTAATTTGAACAGGGTATCTATTGCTTATTTCATGGAAGATCTACTTTTGTCGAAATATCCGTTTGAGGAGATTGCTAAAGATTACGAGCGTTTGGCACCGGAGGTGAAAGCTTCTGCGGCGGGGAGATCGTTGAAAGGTCATATCGATTACATGAAACCAACGCAAATGGGAGGAATTGCTCCGGATATTGATTTGACGACACCGGAGGAGAAACATGTTTCGTTGTACTCGTTGCGAGGGAAGTATGTGTTGTTGGATTTTTGGGCATCGTGGTGCGGGCCTTGTCGGAAGGAGATCCCGAACTTGAAGGCGATTTACGAGCGATTCAGGGATAAGGGATTCGAGATTTATAGTGTGTCGTTGGATGATAAGCGTGATGCTTGGACGAAGGCTATCTCGGAGTTAGAATTACCTTGGGTACACGTGTCTTCCTTGAAAGGATGGGATTGTCCGGTGGCGAAGCGTTACGGTGTGACGAGTGTCCCGAAAATGTATTTGTTGAACCCGAAAGGGGAGATTGTTGCGGTAGATTTGCGGGGAGAGGAGTTGGAGCGAAAAGTGGCTTCATTTTTTAATTAA
- a CDS encoding SusC/RagA family TonB-linked outer membrane protein produces MKLCTCLLFCSMMTLSAGVRGQHIKMSLDMKGVTLEEVIWTLEKKSDITFFYNVSDVSKVTNVSAVFKDASLEAILDMLLKGTNLYYEIQNRVVVIKSGQPMSVQDSLKGVTVKGVVKDSRGGMLPGVTVVLKGTTTGVATGISGDFVITIPKRDSVTLLFSFVGMKTKEVKWRGQTELTVVLEEDMNEMEEVVITGYQVIDRRKSTSAVSSVKMEDIMIPGVSTLDKMLEGQIPDLMVMTNSGESGVAPKIRIRGTSTLIGNREPLWVIDGVIVQDPVQISPDELNDPDYINRIGNAISGINPQDIERIDVLKDASATALYGTKAANGVIVITTKRGHVGEPQISYRGTATLKLRPRYSDRNIDLMNAKERLNVSRELAEAGYQYATSVTWVGYEKLLRELYNRTISYEEFEKQVAYLGKENTDWFKLLTRDAFSSSHTVSVTGGTEKVRYYSSVGVNIEEDVVKPNLDRRYTGTLNLDMNFTPWLAASFNVNANTSKRKYYQEEIAPINYAYNTSRAIPAYTEEGKYSFYLIPSGFSYYDYNILNELENSSKRQEGSSVTFRANLDVKPWEWLKISTILSYSVANTDIEGYWGTKTYHAALIRRSADEAGADETSGMPRGGELTVDKSRNKSYMFRLQADLNRYWGVEQQHNINASVGMETNSTKYDAYKNITRGYDPERGKQFIVVDPTVYTSYANWMSENVPVVTDNLSNMLSWYGSISYSYGNWFTVNANVRYDGSNQFGERSNDKLLPIWSASFNYNVMEHFKGEQDWFDDLRLKMSYGYQGNMLDGQSPVAIISKKPYNDHYGEYVSSITTYPNPDLKWEKTGSLNVGVEFSMFQRRLMVVASYYRKKTEDAYLNKEISGVNGMTSYVVNGGEIVNSGYDFALTLNPIRKENLRWYVSTSFTHTNNEVNSLPGADQFERMNFLNGTAVVKGKSVSSFYSYKFTGLDAKGLPMFDDMEEEQESLHGKSKYEVFTQVLEESGRREPIIFGGLNTTVNYKRWRLNAAFSYSLGAKTRLFKLYADNGARVRPESNLNKIFLKRWQHPGDEKYTNIPAFMIDGGSSSSLSHWSCFTSGQVPEIADTKWEMYNYSNIRVVSADYLKCTNLGLTYSFDTERWGISLLEVSASVSNPFIVTNSKLKGQTPVQSGFTEVQLSERPTFTFGLNVTF; encoded by the coding sequence ATGAAGTTGTGTACGTGTCTACTATTCTGTTCCATGATGACGTTGTCTGCCGGGGTGAGGGGACAACATATCAAAATGAGCCTCGATATGAAAGGGGTTACGTTGGAAGAGGTAATCTGGACATTAGAAAAGAAGAGTGATATTACTTTTTTCTATAATGTGTCCGATGTGTCAAAGGTGACTAATGTCAGTGCCGTGTTTAAAGATGCGTCGTTGGAGGCGATTCTTGATATGTTGCTGAAAGGAACGAATCTTTATTACGAAATACAGAATAGGGTGGTGGTGATAAAGAGCGGGCAGCCTATGTCTGTACAGGATTCTTTGAAAGGAGTAACAGTGAAAGGAGTCGTGAAGGATTCTCGGGGTGGGATGTTACCGGGAGTAACGGTAGTTTTGAAAGGAACAACGACAGGGGTTGCCACGGGAATTTCAGGAGATTTCGTGATTACGATTCCTAAACGGGATTCGGTAACGTTATTATTTTCGTTCGTGGGAATGAAGACAAAAGAGGTGAAGTGGAGGGGACAAACAGAATTGACCGTAGTGTTGGAAGAAGATATGAACGAAATGGAGGAAGTGGTAATTACGGGGTATCAGGTGATTGATCGTCGGAAGTCAACGAGTGCTGTGTCTTCGGTAAAAATGGAGGATATCATGATTCCGGGAGTATCGACGTTGGACAAGATGCTGGAAGGGCAGATTCCCGATTTGATGGTGATGACTAATTCCGGAGAATCGGGTGTTGCCCCGAAAATTAGGATTCGAGGAACTTCGACGTTGATCGGGAATCGGGAACCGTTGTGGGTCATAGATGGTGTGATCGTGCAGGACCCGGTGCAGATTTCGCCGGACGAGTTGAACGATCCGGATTATATTAATCGTATTGGTAATGCGATTTCGGGTATTAACCCGCAGGATATAGAGCGTATTGACGTGTTGAAGGATGCTTCAGCGACGGCTCTTTACGGAACGAAGGCTGCCAATGGAGTGATCGTGATCACCACGAAGCGGGGCCACGTGGGAGAACCCCAGATCTCTTACCGGGGTACGGCAACATTGAAGTTAAGACCGCGTTATTCAGACCGGAATATTGATTTGATGAACGCCAAGGAGCGGTTGAATGTTTCCCGTGAGTTGGCGGAGGCTGGTTACCAATATGCGACAAGTGTTACTTGGGTTGGATACGAGAAGTTACTGCGGGAGTTGTATAACCGCACGATCTCCTACGAAGAGTTTGAGAAACAGGTGGCTTATCTAGGAAAGGAGAACACGGATTGGTTTAAGTTGTTGACGAGGGATGCGTTTTCTTCTTCTCACACGGTGAGCGTGACGGGAGGAACGGAAAAAGTCCGTTATTATTCTTCCGTGGGAGTGAATATCGAGGAGGATGTGGTGAAGCCTAATCTTGACAGGCGTTACACGGGGACGTTGAATTTGGATATGAATTTCACGCCTTGGTTGGCAGCTTCGTTTAACGTGAATGCGAACACGTCAAAACGAAAGTATTATCAAGAGGAGATTGCCCCGATTAATTATGCTTATAATACGAGTCGGGCGATTCCGGCTTACACAGAAGAGGGAAAGTATAGTTTTTACTTGATTCCAAGTGGTTTCTCGTACTATGACTACAATATTCTGAACGAGTTGGAGAATAGTAGTAAGCGGCAGGAGGGTTCTTCTGTTACTTTCCGGGCAAATCTGGATGTGAAGCCTTGGGAATGGTTGAAAATTTCAACGATTTTGTCTTATTCGGTGGCGAATACGGATATTGAGGGGTATTGGGGAACGAAGACTTATCATGCTGCTCTGATTCGGAGAAGTGCTGATGAGGCGGGAGCGGATGAAACTTCCGGAATGCCGAGAGGGGGAGAATTGACGGTGGATAAATCTAGAAACAAGTCATATATGTTTCGTTTGCAGGCAGACTTGAATCGCTATTGGGGTGTGGAGCAACAGCATAATATCAACGCATCGGTGGGTATGGAAACGAATTCCACGAAATATGATGCGTACAAGAATATTACCCGGGGATATGATCCGGAGCGCGGGAAACAGTTTATCGTGGTTGATCCGACGGTGTACACGTCCTATGCGAATTGGATGTCAGAGAATGTACCGGTGGTGACGGATAATTTGAGTAATATGTTGTCATGGTACGGTAGTATCTCCTATAGTTACGGGAATTGGTTTACCGTGAATGCCAATGTACGGTATGATGGCTCGAATCAGTTTGGAGAGAGAAGTAATGATAAGCTTTTACCGATATGGTCGGCTTCGTTTAATTATAACGTGATGGAGCATTTTAAAGGGGAGCAGGATTGGTTTGATGATTTGCGGTTGAAAATGTCCTATGGGTATCAAGGGAATATGCTAGACGGACAGTCTCCCGTGGCGATTATTTCGAAGAAGCCGTATAATGATCATTACGGGGAGTATGTTTCGTCGATCACTACTTATCCGAACCCGGATTTGAAGTGGGAGAAAACGGGTTCGTTGAATGTGGGTGTGGAGTTTTCCATGTTTCAGCGTCGTTTAATGGTGGTGGCCTCGTATTACCGGAAGAAGACAGAGGATGCTTATTTGAACAAGGAGATTTCGGGAGTGAATGGTATGACTTCTTACGTGGTGAACGGGGGAGAGATTGTGAATAGCGGGTATGATTTTGCACTTACGCTGAATCCGATTCGGAAGGAAAATCTGCGTTGGTACGTGTCTACGTCATTTACTCACACGAATAATGAGGTGAATTCGTTACCCGGGGCAGATCAGTTCGAACGTATGAATTTTTTGAACGGGACTGCCGTGGTAAAGGGTAAGTCTGTGAGTTCGTTTTACTCTTACAAGTTCACGGGATTAGACGCAAAGGGCTTGCCGATGTTTGATGATATGGAAGAGGAGCAGGAATCACTTCACGGGAAGTCGAAATACGAGGTGTTTACGCAAGTGTTGGAGGAGTCGGGAAGAAGGGAGCCGATTATATTCGGGGGATTGAACACAACGGTGAATTATAAGAGGTGGCGTTTGAATGCGGCGTTCTCTTATAGTTTGGGGGCGAAGACGCGTTTGTTTAAGTTGTATGCGGATAATGGAGCTAGGGTGCGTCCGGAGAGTAATTTGAATAAAATTTTTCTGAAACGTTGGCAACATCCTGGGGATGAAAAATATACAAATATTCCTGCATTTATGATAGATGGCGGCTCGTCTTCTAGCTTGAGTCACTGGTCCTGTTTTACCTCCGGGCAAGTTCCAGAGATTGCGGATACAAAGTGGGAGATGTATAATTATAGTAATATTCGGGTGGTGAGTGCAGATTATTTGAAATGTACTAATCTGGGATTGACTTATTCGTTTGATACTGAACGTTGGGGTATTTCGTTACTGGAGGTTTCCGCTTCGGTGAGCAATCCGTTTATCGTGACAAATAGTAAGCTGAAGGGGCAGACTCCCGTGCAGAGTGGTTTTACGGAAGTACAGCTTTCGGAACGACCAACATTTACTTTTGGATTGAATGTAACTTTTTAA